The genomic DNA TTAATCTTTCTAAACTCTTAGTAATAATACCTTTAATATTTTTACCTGCTCTTCCTTTATAAAATTTAACTATTTCCTCAAATAAAATTTTACCAGAACGAAAATAAGATTCAAGAATAATTTTTCTTTGCAGATTTGATAGATACATAGAATGCTGTTTTAATCAACCATTACTTCATATTTTTGATACAACGCATCTTCACCTTCATCATAGTAGTCAGGAACAAGCACAGACTCTTTTAATAAAACACCTAAATTCTTTAAATCTTCCTCATGTCTTTCAAAAAGATCTTGAGAATCTTCGCGAAGATGCATATCAAAGAAAATTGATTGATTCCTAATTTTAGCTTCTTCTTTAATTCGTTTAATTACTTCCTTAACAAGAGACCAACCCAAGCCTTGTCCTCGTGAATCAGGTCTGACTGCAATATCGTCAAGATAAACACAAAACTCGCCTTCATCAGTTTCATCTTCATAAGCAATAGCATAGCCAAGTAATTTTGACTCTTGCTCATCTAATCTTTGTCCATAAATGACGACAGAGTATTTCAAGCCATTTTTCTCTTTTAAATCATTAATCATCTCTTGTCCGCGTACTAAACCAATTTCTTGATAAACCTGGCGCTCTAACTCTACAATCAATTTAAAATCATTTTCATTTAAATTTCTCTGTAGAAGGTTTCTCAACTCAATTTTTTTAGATACCGCCCTCTCTCTTCTTTTTCTTTTTTCTTTGATCAATTTAACCGACCTTCCTTCAGCCTCAAGAAAATAATCATCTCGACCATTATACCCTCCAATTTTAGAATATTTTGTCCCAGCTTCGGGCAATTTAGCCAACTCAGAAGGAGTGGGTAAATCATTATTTGCTTTACCTAAAACAAGTTTTTTTACACCAATTGCCTGAGCGTATCTTGTCAAATAAGTCCGCAATTGATGCCAAAGCTCAGTTGGATAATTTGAGGAATAAAGTGTGTTGGCTTCAATATTATCAACAACTAAAGATGTTTCACCATTCTCGTCCGCACCAAGCCAACACCAAGCCGCTAAAATTGGTTCCCCTTTTGTTTCGTCATAAATATTAACAATCTGAATACCTAAATCAGTTAAATAATCAGCGATTGGAGATTCCTCGCCCATATGGCTTGATTCAATACGAATACAACAAGGTGAATAATTTCCTTGGTAAAGATCAATATCTGGGTTTCTGGGCCAGACAAAAATGCTCATTGGTCTATTTTCTAACTTTTCTTTTTCTTTTTCTCCTTTTTCAGAAAAAAGATTAACCAGGGTTTGGGTATCAGATTCAAAATGAGTAAATTGTTCACTCACCCTTTCCTCTATTTCCTGCTTTAAAGATTCTGCTCTTTCTTGACCAAGAGGAGAAAGTAAAGACACGAAATTGTTGCGAAAAAATGCCAAGCGTCTTTCCAGTTGAGACAATCGTTTTATCAAATCTTCTTTAATTTGAGCTAATTCTGACTTAATTTTTAACAGTTCGGCGCTTTGATAGATCTTGGTTGACAGAAGTTCTTGATATTTCTTCTCTTTATTAGTCAGACTTTCTTGTGTTTCGATTAAGTCTTTCTTTAAAACCGTGAAGCTATTAATTTCGCCCAAAATTTTATCCCAAAGAGAGATTTTTTTAATTTTTAAAAGTTTGTTCTTCAAGTTTTCAATTCCTTTTTTAATGCCTTCCCTTTTCTTCTCGCTAGTGGTTTGAGTCAATATCTTTTCCATTTCTTTAATGTTTATCTCTATTTCTTCAGCTTCTCTTGGTAAAACTTCTGTTTGAACGAGTTCTTTTTGGTAATTCTTTAAAACACCTTTGATTTGATAGGTATAAATTTCAATTGTTTGGCCTAGACGATTAATTGGAAAAGATATTCTTTCAGACAATGGGACTAATTCTTTGCCTGTCCGAAGAATAAAATAGTGAGTTTCTTCATAATTAAGCCATCTTTCAGTGTTAATTCCGCCTCTTTCTAACGCTCTAATAATTTCTCTATTGCGCGAAAAGGTCAAAAGTTTTTCCTGCATCCTCTGACGAAATGTCAAGCTTTGTGGGTCCAGATCAGGAGATCGTGTAAGAATTTCTTTTTTGCTTTCAAAAAGAAATCGAATTTTTTCTTTAGCAATTTCGTCAAATTCGGGGTATTTAATAATAAGTTTTGTGGCAAAACGAGGGTTGTTTAAAATAGCATCTTTAAAAAAGTCATTTTCCTTAACAAGAGAAATAAACTTTTCCGAATTTCTAATAAACACACATAGGCTTATAGCAGATTCAATTGAGTTTTTAATTTGAGAGGCAAAGCCGGGACAAAAATTTTCAATTTCATAGACTATTGCTCGAAGCTCTGGAAGATTATTAAATAATTCTTCTGCAGAAATAAAACAGGACCAGTTCTCTTGGATTTTGAAGGCG from Patescibacteria group bacterium includes the following:
- a CDS encoding GNAT family N-acetyltransferase — translated: AFKIQENWSCFISAEELFNNLPELRAIVYEIENFCPGFASQIKNSIESAISLCVFIRNSEKFISLVKENDFFKDAILNNPRFATKLIIKYPEFDEIAKEKIRFLFESKKEILTRSPDLDPQSLTFRQRMQEKLLTFSRNREIIRALERGGINTERWLNYEETHYFILRTGKELVPLSERISFPINRLGQTIEIYTYQIKGVLKNYQKELVQTEVLPREAEEIEINIKEMEKILTQTTSEKKREGIKKGIENLKNKLLKIKKISLWDKILGEINSFTVLKKDLIETQESLTNKEKKYQELLSTKIYQSAELLKIKSELAQIKEDLIKRLSQLERRLAFFRNNFVSLLSPLGQERAESLKQEIEERVSEQFTHFESDTQTLVNLFSEKGEKEKEKLENRPMSIFVWPRNPDIDLYQGNYSPCCIRIESSHMGEESPIADYLTDLGIQIVNIYDETKGEPILAAWCWLGADENGETSLVVDNIEANTLYSSNYPTELWHQLRTYLTRYAQAIGVKKLVLGKANNDLPTPSELAKLPEAGTKYSKIGGYNGRDDYFLEAEGRSVKLIKEKRKRRERAVSKKIELRNLLQRNLNENDFKLIVELERQVYQEIGLVRGQEMINDLKEKNGLKYSVVIYGQRLDEQESKLLGYAIAYEDETDEGEFCVYLDDIAVRPDSRGQGLGWSLVKEVIKRIKEEAKIRNQSIFFDMHLREDSQDLFERHEEDLKNLGVLLKESVLVPDYYDEGEDALYQKYEVMVD